GCTATTTGTGTTTTTGGTTTGTCATAATGATATAACGCTTTTAAGTATAGTCCTGCTCCATTTGGGGccagagagatagagagagggtTTGCCTTAGCCTTTCTTCTGGTGCTTTTATTTCAATTAAGCTTATCCTTTCTGCAATTTTGACATCAAGTACTGATTTTGGTTATGCAGCGTTTGCGAGATGATTTGAAGTCTAACCAAGAGCAGCTAATTGCCGTGCTTGATCTGCTTATGCTATGTtgcaagaaaagagaaaacagaAGAGCGTTACTAAAGCTGGGAGCTTTAAGTCTACTCCTTGAAACAGCAAGGCGTGCTTTCTTTGTGGATGCAATGGAGCCTGCTGAGGGTATTCTACTTATTGTGGAGAGTCTGACGTTGGAGGCAAATGAGAGCGAAAATATTAGTATTGCACCTGGTGTTGCAACTGTGTCTAGTGAAGAAACTGGTGCAAGTGAACAAGCCAAAAAAATAGTACTGATGTTCCTTGAAAGGTTGTCTCATCCAACAGGTCTTAAGAAATCAAGCAAACAACAGAGGAACACAGAAATGGTTGCTAGAATTTTGCCTTATTTGACATATGGAGAGCCTGCAGCAATGGAAGCTCTCATTGACCATTTTGATCCTTACTTGCGCAACTGGAGTCAATTTGACAGGCTGCAGAGACAGTACGAAGACAACCCAAGGGATGAGAGCATTGCTCAACAAGCAAACAAACAGAAGTTTGCTTTGGAGAATTTTGTTAGGGTTTCGGAGTCTCTTCAGACAAGTTCCTGTGGAGAGAGGTTGAAGGACATTATATTAGAAAAAGGGATTACTGGAGCAGCGGTCAGACATCTAAAGGATACTTTTGCTTATACAGGCCAGGCTGGCTTCAAATCTAGTAAAGAATGGGTATTCGGTTTGAAACTGCCGTCTGTTCCAGTTATACTATCCATGCTAAGGGGCTTGTCACTGGGGCATTTGGCCACTCAAATGTGCATATATGAAGGTGGTATTTTACCTCTGCTTCACACTTTGGAAGGTGTCGCTGGTGAAAATGAGATTGGAGCTAGGGCTGAAAACTTGCTGGACACACTCTCGGATAAAGATGGAATGGGCGATGGCTTTCTAAGCGAGAAGGTTTGCCATTTAAGGCATGCCACGAGAGATGAGATGAGGCGTCGAGCTCTAAGGAAGAGAGAGGAGTTACTTAAGGTACTTCCTTTGTCAATATTGTCTTTGTGCCTTCAGAGTCTGTTATGGCATCTAATTTGCATTGCCTACACCCCCAACTGCTGCAGCCCCATCACCTCTCATGTTGGTACGGTAAACAAAAGGATGGAGGCATCTCTTTTGTGCTCCTTTCATCTGATATGAGAGAGtgaaactttttttctttttgttttgcattttttgtttcAAGGAATAAGATTATTTAGAATGCCGATCACCGATACAAGAATATTAGTAAACTGGTACATTTTCGAGCTCTGGAAAAGCAGTGCATCATGGGGGCACTTGTGGGCACTGTCACACAGATGacccctccctctctctcccccccccccccccccccaaaaacacaaaaaacaacACACGCAGACCAAGGAAAAGAGTTGTATTCTGTTAGCTTATCCTATTGTTAACTTTTATTGGCTGTTCTCTATGCATCTAATTAGCAGCTTTTGATGAAACCAGGGATTGGGGATGCGACAGGAGGTCTCTTCTGATGGTGGTGAGCGTATTGTGGTTTCTCAGCCTGTTCTTGAAGGTTTTGAAGacgttgaagaagaggaagacgGGCTGGCTTGCATGGTTTGCCGAGAGGGTTACCGGTTGAGACCCACTGACCTGCTTGGGGTGTATACTTACAGCAAGCGGGTGAATCTTGGTGTTGGAACTTCAGGAAATGCTCGTGGAGATTGTGTTTATACAACTGTCAGTCATTTCAACATCATACACTTTCAATGCCATCAGGAAGCTAAAAGGGCTGATGCGGCCCTCAAGAATCCAAAGAAGGAATGGGATGGAGCTGCCCTCAGAAACAATGAGACTCTGTGTAATAATTTATTCCCCTTGAGAGGTCCATCAGTTCCAATGTCGCAATACATGCGTTACGTTGACCAGTATTGGGATTACCTTAATGCTCTTGGGCGTGCTGATGGAAGTCGTCTCCATTTGTTGACTTATGACATTGTTCTGGTCAGTAGtagttcttttcctttttttttttctatggaCTTCTTTTACCCAGCCTCGTCTGGGTTCTTGCCCCCTTGTTAGTATTTGGGATTGTTGTTTGACCTGTTTCTGACCTAGAGATTATCGTCAATGATAACTGCTTACTGTCATTTCTTTTGGCAGATGCTGGCACGTTTTGCAACCGGTGCATCATTTAGTGCAGATAGTAGAGGTGGGGGAAAGGAAAGTAACTCCCTCTTCTTACCTTTCATGATTCAAATGGCTCGTCATTTTCTTGATCATGACTCCTCTCAGCGCCAGGCAATGGAAAAATCTATTTCCAGTTACTTGGCTTCGTCTTCACTTGAATTGAAATCATCCAGTCCTGGCACACAACCATCAGCTGGAACGGAGGAAACTGTCCAATATATGATGGTGAGTTCACTTCTATCAGAGTCTTACGAGTCATGGTTGGAACATCGCCGTACCTTCTTGCAGCGTGGGATATACCATGCCTACATGCAGCGAATTCATGGCAGGCCAATGAACCGCTCATCACCCAGTCTGACGAGTTCTTTGAGACCTGATTTGGGTAGTACTAGTGACATCCATTCAGGAGATACTGGTGGACCTGACGACTTATTGTCAATCATTCAACCAATGCTGGTTTACACTGGTTTGATTGAGCAACTGCAGCATTTTTTCAAGGTAAAGAAACCTGCTACTGCGGGTACAGCTAAAACACAAATTTCTTCAAAGGCGGTGGAACCGGAAGAAGAAAGTAAAAGGTTGGAAATGTGGGAGGTGCTCATGAAAGAGAATCTCTTAAATGTAAAAGAAATGGTCGGCTTCTCCAAGGAGTTGTTGTCTTGGCTTGATGGCATGATGTCTGCTACGGATTTGCTGGAAGCTTTTGATATAATTGGCAGCTTAGCGGATGTGCTTAGTGGTGGGTTTACCCGACCTGAAGAGTTTGTTTATGCTGCAATAGGGAGGAGCTGATGTACAGGTGCATGTTTAggagagattttttttaaattaatcccTTTTGGGAGGGGGAAGCTATTTGGCATTCTGCCCCATTATGTTTAATTATTGCGTGGAagctactagtttttttttttttttttttttttgtgagtaTAAGGAGTAAACCTGTTCGGCCAAATTTTAAggccaaaactgaaattttgtgAGGCAAAATTTGTAGAGAGTTGCTTGTTATTATATTCCCTGTACACGACAAGGAACGTCACAGAGAGAGATGACATCCAATTTTGAAATGCGTTGCCACAGCTGTTAGATGTCGATGCGTGTTATTGTCAAGGCCGAATTGTCCGGGTCAAAATTTCTGGCATTGTTATGCATTTCATTaggttgggttttggttgaatcCACTAAATCCGAATCCACAGTTGCTAACGGAGCGCTTAGTTTGAGGGTACTGGAATTTGGATTTGGTATCATATTCTCTTGAAAAATGGGTACGGGATTCAAGATTTTAGAATGATTTCTAAAAGTGTGGTAACTGTCAACCCCCCCAAATatgtttcttaaatttcattCTCAAGTAGGtttgattaaatatttttttatttagatTAAAATTTCTCATTTCTCACCTACTTTTCTTCTCGCATCTATCATTTCTTATCGATTGCCGTTCTGTTATCCATCAGtatcattcttttcttctgtccttctccttcctttctttcttgccttCTTTACAGCAGTCAAAATTTTCTCCTCCTCTTCTCCTAGTGGATCTCTTCTCTTCCTATCTCTCTTTCATACCATCTTCACCAGCCACCTCTCTTTTCACATCACTTCTCCTTCCTCGTAGTTAACGTTTCCTCATTCTTTACCCTAATTGATGCCTTCCTCTCCTCGCGGAAGCCCGGGTAATGCCTGATGACAAGAAAGGTATTGGCCTTAGATGGACTATATGAGTTGAATTAAAGATTTAATTTCAAAGTACAAAAATTCCCATtcaatttctggaaattgttgtTAGACTTTTTGGTTAAAATAGTTGTTGATTCTTGTATGTATGAGTGTCGCCAGGTGATTGGAGAGAAGCGAACAAATTAAGGATTTTGATTGGCGGTGGTCTGATGGTGGTTGCCTGTGGTTGTTCAGGAAGAGTTGAATGACTGTCTATCAATctggaaaatagaaaaaaaaaaaaaatgtttgttgtttaaaagaaaaaagaaaaataattttgattcTTATTCCAAAGCATTTTTTGTACCAAGCAAAACTCGTTACAATGATACAACTAGTTCATACCGATACTAATTTTTTGCATATCATTCCATATCCAATTTCAATTCTACAGCATGAACCAAAATCAGACTCGAATCTTCATGGGTTTGGATGCCTAATAAGTATCCATGAGTATTTCTTAACatgtaataaaaaattaaatttacaaATAGTAAAACATGTGAAAttcaaaaataatagaaatataattcatattttcagTAGATAGAATCAAATCAACATTCAAGGATGTTGAAAGTATGCAGTATTGTTAAATAATACTACTATTTGCTTGAAACTTTTTATCTATACTCAATATTGAAGCTTGCATGCATTTTTTCACACACACATATGTACGTGTGCTGGTTTGGGTGGAATTTGAGTCTGAATTTGAAAATGAGCGTGAACCCTCCTCTATAAAACCCATGAATTTTTCACACGGTTTGGATCTGAGCAAGGACCTGACTTTGAAAATTTAAACCCCAAGTATCGGTATGAACTAGTTGTATGACTTTAAACCTTCATACTTGGGCACCTAACCCATTCACATGCCTAAACATGGTTATGACTTTGCACTTCGTATTGTAGAACGAACAAAATATGATTCATTACAGGGGCACAAAAGAACTGTGAAGAAAGAGCAACAAAGGGTATATAATCTCCTCACTGGATGACAAAATAGGGTTCAGCTTACATACTTTTTTCAGTTCCCCAAGTATCTATCAGTAATACTCTAGTTCATTGCATCATAATCATCCAACTTGTCATTATATTCCAAGACTTTTCTCCTAATCTTAGATGTATCTACCCAAGTAACAAAGTCTTCCATATTTCTTGTAACTAGAAACGAACCATCGGTAACTGTGTCTGGCCCCACACGAATATGCCCCTGCTCTATATAAGTCACAGCTTCGTTCAAGTGTTCAGCAAACTTCAGGCGCATTAGTACTGTAGAAAGCCTTCGCCTGGTTAAAGACATTGACAAACCTCAGTATGACTTGAAATCTCTTGCATCACCAAAATCCCAGTCACAGAGAAAAAATGTACATGGAACATGACACAGGATTATTAGATGGCAGACTATCTAATTCTCAGTCAACAGAAAAGTCCAAATTGACCAAGCCATTTAACCTGTAACCTACCAATAACAAATGAACTTTTTTAACATGAAACTTGACCTGACTGGCTGGCATCTCATTAGACCAGTTGGTACTAAAGAAACATCGTTTAATAATCTAAAATCAGTAAATTGTCAACAGCTGTTGGCTTTTCATCTTTCTCAGTCTTTCGTCTTTTTTTTTAGGTGACCGTGTTTCTCTACTGTATTCTTGCCATTAGCATTAGCATTTTTACCTTGTTCGTAATGCCAAgcgtgttttttattttttcgtgtTGGGGTgcaaattttcattaaaaaaaataaaaaccatgATGTGATTCTTCCCCTTGGATAGCATTTTAGCAGGCATTCTTCCTGTTTGAACATTATCAAATTCATAATCACCCAAATGTAAATCTGCAACTTACTTACCGACAAAAGGATGAAACAGATAACCGATCACACAAAGCCAAACTCTTCCTAGATGGTATCACTCCCATGTTATACCTGCATTGACAAGGTAGCTTGTAGCGAATTAATTATTGATTATAGATCACAAGATTAAAAACTTGATAATCCAAGAAAAAAGTAAGTTCATtggcttttctttttattcccttttttttttgggttgggggGTGGGAGCATCTCCCTTATATGAAGTAGCAGCTAACAAAGAGAGAATCCCAAGACAGATTCTCAAAGAAAAAGGTCATGCAATAGATATTCAACATGTGTAACAAATCCTGGCATTCTTGCTTCACGATCCAATCTTCTATAACATCAAAATGTTCAGTATTTCTACTTGGTCATCACAGAGCTGGCCTAATCAATATAGAAGACATTATCAATACATCCGAAGCTTTTTGCAGAGAAATTTGgacataagaaacaaaaaagtttTCCTGATTGCAAGGAATCTATATAATGTCAGCGGTCCATTTCTTCAGTAGTCCAAAATATTCGTTCTGCAAATGGTTCTGCAGAGAACAATCATCAGGAGGCTGTTGGCTCAATATAATAGACACCCACCAACCCCATACGACCCTGCTCGGAAATGGCAATAACTTCAACAGAAGCCACACCCAGAACATGCGCTTAGCAATCAAATGTTGTTATTGAAGCCACTGAAAGCACCATGGCTAGGAAACATATTAGCTCAATTACATTAAACACCACATTTAAAAGAAGTATTTTCACCTACCATCATCTCCAAACAGTTCAATTACAAGCAGTGCTTAAGACTTCAGATGAaagttgaacaaaaaaaaaaaaaagaaaaagctgtAACCCAAAAGGTTGCTAATCAATAAGAGGAAAAAAGGCAGGAGAGAGTAAGGCAAAAAACTCACAGCTTTTCGAGGAGAGCATCAGTCATCTCAATCCGAAAAGGGTCTGTATGGTCCATCTGTTTCAATATATTCACTAGCTTCTGTACCATTCTACACAGTTTTGAATACCTAATAATCCAGTAAAAAAAACGTAGCAAAATCAAAATTGAAGCCATAAAAAGCTTATcaacccaaaagaaaacaaacccgCCAACGAAAGAAGATAAAAACAAAATACTGATCAAAACTGGAGAAATGGGAGGTACTACTTCTTGTAATCATCTCTGTTGGTGAGGTGGTAGCGACGTATGACATCATTTTCTCGGTGACCTCCCTCTCTTTTCCACTCCAAGAAATTGACCTTCTTCAAGAGTTTCTTCTCATGATGCTTGAGCTTTCTCATCTTCAGATCGCAAAAAccaaaaaccctaaaccctTCGACGGAGGCCGAGTGCAAGACGAAGAAAGAGTGGCAGTTTTCAGTTtgaagcctgtgaaaattcgtCAGTTTTGCGTATTGGGTTTATAGTAGTCAGAGGCCATTGGGTAGAAGAGCAGTCCAGCCCAAAAAGAATTGATCCCGTTTGCCAAGCCCCTTCTCGTAGACCTTCGGACAAGCAATCAGTCAGCTTGACACTTTTTTTGatggttaattccactttgcaaCCTTCAACCATACATGGATGTCCACTTTGATCCCCGTCCTCTAAAATGAAACACTTTAAATATACAATTTATCACAGTTTTTGTCATTAAACTATGATTCCACTTTTAATCCCTCAGAGCATAGAATTTATCCCACTTAAGTACAATAATTTGTTTCACCTACGTTAACGATTTTACTTTAAGTGTGAcagatttttatatttaaagaACTAAGCCGTtttattttaaagtttaaaaatcAAAGTGGGAATCCATATACAGTTGAGTTGAAGGGTACAAAGTAATATTAacccctttttttccttttatgctTTTGATGGTGTCCTAAGCTTACCTCCACTTTATTAAAGGGTTATATTATATATCTGTATTGAACTTGACTGGCAACAACCAAAGAAGAAGAATTTGATTCGGAATTCACCAACTCGAAATGGGCAAAAAAAATCTAGGATGATTTTGCGGCCTCATTAAGGAAATATAGATCCTGATGGCTATAATTATTATTGTTTCCTCATTCTTCTACTTTTCTTGAAACAAATATGAATACAAGAAAAAAGGGATGGTGGGTACAAGTGATGCTTGTACGAGTGTCTTGTTCTTCTTGGCATTCTTTAATAAACTAATGAATACATCCTTTTTCCTAGTGGTAAAAATTAGATTATATGactggattaaaaaaaaaaatcactccaTGACAATATCTATAAAAGATTATACCCCTCACATTTTTGCAACTTATGTATATTCCTTCGTCAAAGCTAATGCGATTTATTAATTCGCAAACAAACTTAGGCGCCATTGAAGTCCCATTTCATGAGCAGATAAATTTTATTCTCTGTTTAGCTAAATTTTCACTCCAGCTCTTATAGGTGCCGTTGAAGTTTATCCATATCCAGTGTCAAAGTTAAAAAGTGAAGATGCAAGCATCCAATGTCAAGGTCAAAAAACCGAGCATGATCCCAACATTCTTCAACTTCAAGGTTAACCTTGTGAGAGCCttaccttcccctaaggcgaatcaaagggtttagcggactgcctgcccaactctcgccgggactcagtcattcactcaaacaaatccgaaataaaatcacaagaattcATATGGCAAAATcgaaaatttaaaatgaaacttatatacattgctatctcaaaagaaagtacaaaCGTTGaatatacaaaagttctcaattcaccaaacaaccagcccgtgccaagcactagggcgagaaccattacaaaagaaaaaaaccaagGGCTAGACCCAACTAATTTATACAGGCTCTCGTCCTTACTCGCctttccctgttaaggaaaacaaaactaacggggtgagctataagctcagtgaggttccgaacatataggcaacaagaagtttcatgcattcattacatgttaccaataattcaaaatacaaatacaaaagaaagcgataaacacattcatggaaaggatacgtgctcacaaggagccattcgttcattcgttcgttcatccattctcctttcgttcccttataccttcaatcatttgaaaatgcattttttttataagtaAGCAAAACccccattcattcattcgttcattcattcattcaccccctttcCGGAtattgtccaggctccaccagacttcaaggtaatactcgagtataccaaaacgttcatcCAGGTCatcaaatcgcccgaccgagtccgcttctggttcga
The genomic region above belongs to Coffea arabica cultivar ET-39 chromosome 7c, Coffea Arabica ET-39 HiFi, whole genome shotgun sequence and contains:
- the LOC113698179 gene encoding uncharacterized protein; translation: MRKLKHHEKKLLKKVNFLEWKREGGHRENDVIRRYHLTNRDDYKKYSKLCRMVQKLVNILKQMDHTDPFRIEMTDALLEKLYNMGVIPSRKSLALCDRLSVSSFCRRRLSTVLMRLKFAEHLNEAVTYIEQGHIRVGPDTVTDGSFLVTRNMEDFVTWVDTSKIRRKVLEYNDKLDDYDAMN